ACGGGCTGAACCGCGATCTGGGCTTTACCGATGCCGACCGGGTGGAAAACATCCGCCGCGTGGGCGAAGTTGCGCGGCTGATGACCGATGCCGGGCTGATCGTTCTGACGGCCTTCATCTCGCCCTTCCGTTCGGAGCGGCGGATGGTCCGCGACCTGATGCCCGAGGGCGAGTTCATCGAGGTCCATGTCGATACCCCGCTTGAGGTCGCGGAAGCGCGCGACGTCAAGGGTCTGTACAAGAAGGCCCGCGCTGGCGAGTTGAAGAACTTCACCGGCATCGACAGCCCCTATGAGGCGCCTGAATTGGCGGAACTGACCGTGAACACGGTGGAACTGTCGGCAGAAGAGGCGGCTGAACAGGTCGTGCAGTATCTTCTGAGCGGCAGCGACCGCAGCTAACAGGCCGATCCGGCCAAGCAAGCTTTGTCAGCGCATGAGGCCCCGGGCTTCATGCGCTGATTTCTTTTGCGCCGCTGAATCCGGGCGGGATTTCCCGAGGCACACTTACCGGATCGTAACCTTTCCCGTCTAAGTCTGGATTCGTCAGGATCAGGCAAGGGTTCCATATGCAGTTCAACGTTACCGACACCGAGCCAGCACTGGTCATCTCGATCGGTGAGAACAGGATCGACGCTGCCATAGCGACAAGGTTCAAGGACAAGCTGCGCGAGGTTATCCTGCGTCATCACAAGCCGGTCGAAATGCATATGTCGGCGGTCGACTTCATGGATAGTTCGGGATTGGGGGCGATGATCGCCCTGCGCAAGGCCATGCCTGCCGAGTTGCCGATGATCCTCGTCGGGCTGACCCCGAATGTCGAGCGGGTGTTCCGCCTGACAAGGATGGATTCTGTTTTCGATATTCGCACCGCCAACACGAATGAGGAGCAGAGGGAATGACTTCCGCAGGACGGCAGAAGGCCGGGCTGAGCGGGCATGCAATCGCGCGTGCCAGGCCAATGTTTCACCGGGTGCTTTCGGCGCGCCCCGATACGGTGCGCCGCACCCTGACGGATATTCGCAGTCGTTTTCGCAGCGAGATCGGTGAAGACACCATGGGCCGGCTGGAACTGGTTCTGGCCGAGGTGATGAACAATGTCGCCGAACATGCCGTCAGAATATCCCAGAACGGTACGCCGGGGCAGGTGCCGCTGATCCATCTCAGCGTCGTCATGCAGGACAGTGGCCTGTCCTGTGCCATTTCCGATGACGGCGTGACATTGCCGGATGAATGCCTGCGCCCGCGTGGCCTGCCCTTGATAGATGGGGCGGAACTTCCGGAAGGAGGTTTCGGCTGGTATCTGATTCAGGATCTGACCCAGGCGCTGTGCTATTACCGTGAAGAACAGCGCAATTTCCTGGCCTTCAGCATTCCCTTTGACGACAGCGGAAAGGAAGCTTCGACCTGACCTGACCTGACCGTTGCAGGATCAGTTCAGATGTCCGACCAGAGGATAACGACCTTCTTCGAAATCGCCAAACATGTCCAGAACGTCAGGATGTTCCAGCGGTTCCCCCGAGGCATCGGGAACCAGGTTCTGCTCGGAAACATAGGCAACATAATATGTCGCCTCGGTTTCGGCATAAAGATGGTAGAAGGGCTGATCCTTTTCCGGACGAACGTCTTCGGGGATCGATTCGTACCATTCCTGAGTGTTGGCAAATTCAGGATCGACATCAAAGATCACCCCCCGGAACGGACGATTCCGGTGGCGTACAACCTGACCCAG
This is a stretch of genomic DNA from Paracoccus seriniphilus. It encodes these proteins:
- a CDS encoding ATP-binding protein yields the protein MTSAGRQKAGLSGHAIARARPMFHRVLSARPDTVRRTLTDIRSRFRSEIGEDTMGRLELVLAEVMNNVAEHAVRISQNGTPGQVPLIHLSVVMQDSGLSCAISDDGVTLPDECLRPRGLPLIDGAELPEGGFGWYLIQDLTQALCYYREEQRNFLAFSIPFDDSGKEAST
- a CDS encoding STAS domain-containing protein: MQFNVTDTEPALVISIGENRIDAAIATRFKDKLREVILRHHKPVEMHMSAVDFMDSSGLGAMIALRKAMPAELPMILVGLTPNVERVFRLTRMDSVFDIRTANTNEEQRE
- the hspQ gene encoding heat shock protein HspQ encodes the protein MQTHNRVAKYSLGQVVRHRNRPFRGVIFDVDPEFANTQEWYESIPEDVRPEKDQPFYHLYAETEATYYVAYVSEQNLVPDASGEPLEHPDVLDMFGDFEEGRYPLVGHLN